From Myxococcales bacterium, the proteins below share one genomic window:
- the amrB gene encoding AmmeMemoRadiSam system protein B, producing the protein MSKPPTLPKLRPVDSFVATGDDGEPCLVLRDPEGVARGPVFVPLALAPVVARFIGRHTTARIRAILLHDEGLDVPLDAIDDAARTLDDALLLEGPAFQRARRDAEAAFARAEVREAAFAGSAYPGEREELSTYVETACIGGRHRSEEALSPTDRLAGIVMPHIDPWRGARGYGACVDALVRALPREPKTFVLLGTSHAPMSAPYSVCEKVFATPLGALRPARGAIARLRGAMRFDDTADLLGHRNEHSIELAAVFLRYALDRLGASEGSTIVPVLCGLGAARARREDPRSDGGTASFLDGLRRLVADEGAIVIAAADLAHVGPRFGDPRALDHDARAALEARDRASMRLARERDASAFFDHVVEDQTSRRVCGAACVYTLLDVLGGAANGKVLYYDQNVDPEEGSIVSHAGLAFVE; encoded by the coding sequence ATGAGCAAGCCCCCGACCTTGCCGAAGCTCCGCCCCGTCGACTCCTTCGTCGCGACGGGAGACGATGGCGAGCCGTGTCTCGTGCTCCGCGATCCCGAGGGTGTCGCTCGCGGTCCGGTGTTCGTCCCGCTTGCGCTCGCTCCGGTCGTCGCCCGGTTCATAGGTCGGCACACGACCGCCAGGATCCGCGCCATCCTGCTGCACGACGAGGGGCTCGACGTCCCCCTCGACGCCATCGACGACGCCGCGCGTACGCTCGACGACGCCCTCCTCCTCGAGGGGCCAGCCTTCCAGCGCGCGAGGCGCGACGCGGAGGCGGCGTTCGCCCGGGCGGAGGTGCGCGAGGCGGCGTTCGCGGGGTCGGCGTACCCGGGAGAACGAGAGGAGCTCTCCACCTACGTGGAGACTGCATGCATCGGGGGTAGGCATCGGTCCGAGGAGGCGCTGTCTCCGACCGACCGGCTCGCCGGGATCGTGATGCCCCACATCGACCCGTGGCGCGGGGCGCGCGGATACGGAGCCTGCGTCGACGCCCTCGTGCGTGCGCTGCCGCGTGAGCCAAAAACCTTCGTGCTCCTCGGGACGTCCCACGCCCCGATGTCCGCGCCGTACTCCGTGTGCGAGAAGGTGTTCGCCACGCCGCTCGGCGCGCTCCGCCCGGCCCGCGGCGCCATCGCGAGGCTCCGCGGCGCGATGCGGTTCGACGACACGGCGGACCTCCTCGGGCACCGAAACGAGCACTCGATCGAGCTCGCGGCCGTGTTCCTCCGGTACGCCCTCGACCGCCTCGGGGCGAGTGAGGGGTCGACTATCGTCCCCGTTCTGTGTGGCCTCGGTGCGGCGCGCGCGCGACGCGAGGACCCACGGAGCGACGGCGGCACCGCGAGCTTCCTCGACGGCCTTCGCCGCCTGGTTGCCGACGAGGGGGCGATCGTGATCGCCGCGGCCGACCTCGCCCACGTGGGCCCGAGGTTCGGCGACCCGCGGGCCCTCGACCACGACGCGCGTGCCGCGCTCGAGGCGCGAGATCGGGCATCCATGAGGCTCGCACGCGAGCGCGACGCGTCGGCGTTCTTCGATCACGTCGTCGAGGACCAGACCTCGAGGCGCGTGTGCGGCGCCGCCTGCGTGTACACGCTGCTCGACGTGCTCGGCGGCGCGGCGAACGGAAAGGTCCTTTACTACGATCAGAACGTCGACCCCGAGGAGGGCTCGATCGTGAGCCACGCTGGCCTCGCCTTCGTCGAGTGA
- the mgtE gene encoding magnesium transporter, with protein MRLSKLIGPDLKEVLRDDPEQARALLQEIHAEDLADIVAELEPDEAAKLLSHLPADEAAPIFERLDEHEQEELVEIMAPESVAHIASEMAPDDRADLFSALPDDVGTKLLATLEQVDPEAAQEVREIEKWPETSAGHLMTTEFVQVPPDGSVHEAIEAVRAFSEEHHSPVYNVYVVGKGERLLGMASMRDLLLAKPDVALSTVTHDDVLSVTPDLDQEEVARRMAKYDLNVMPVIDKDGALLGVITIDDIVDVLTQEQTEDVQKLGGVEPLDVPYFQTSFVSFIRKRGVWLLALFLGEFFTQTALRHYDPVFEAIHGAAYYVPLLISAGGNSGSQSSTLIIRGLAVGEIKSSDFFRIMVRETLMGLVLGLGLAAVGFVRVLMYPEQGVAFALTVSASLVGIVVTGCTVGSLLPILLKRIGLDPATSSTPFIASLVDVLGIVIFVQAAKVIMAQVIAKAAMGHP; from the coding sequence ATGCGCCTCTCGAAGCTCATCGGCCCCGACCTCAAAGAAGTCCTCCGCGACGATCCCGAGCAAGCTCGCGCCCTGCTCCAAGAGATCCACGCCGAGGACCTCGCCGACATCGTGGCCGAGCTCGAGCCCGACGAGGCGGCAAAGCTCCTCTCGCATCTGCCCGCCGACGAAGCCGCTCCCATCTTCGAGCGCCTCGACGAGCACGAACAAGAGGAGCTCGTCGAGATCATGGCGCCCGAGTCGGTCGCCCACATCGCGAGCGAGATGGCCCCGGACGATCGCGCCGACCTCTTCAGCGCGCTCCCCGACGACGTTGGCACGAAGCTCCTCGCGACCCTCGAGCAGGTCGACCCCGAGGCTGCCCAAGAGGTCCGCGAGATCGAGAAGTGGCCCGAGACGAGCGCCGGGCACCTCATGACCACGGAGTTCGTGCAGGTGCCTCCCGACGGATCCGTGCACGAGGCGATCGAGGCGGTCCGCGCGTTCTCGGAGGAGCACCACAGCCCTGTCTACAACGTGTACGTCGTCGGGAAAGGGGAGCGACTCCTCGGCATGGCGAGCATGCGCGACCTCTTGCTCGCCAAGCCCGACGTCGCCCTCTCGACCGTCACCCACGACGACGTGCTCTCGGTCACCCCCGATCTCGACCAAGAAGAGGTCGCGCGGCGCATGGCCAAGTACGACCTCAACGTGATGCCCGTCATCGACAAGGACGGCGCCCTGCTCGGGGTCATCACCATCGACGACATCGTCGACGTGCTCACTCAAGAGCAGACCGAGGACGTCCAGAAGCTCGGTGGCGTCGAGCCCCTCGACGTCCCCTACTTCCAGACGTCGTTCGTGAGCTTCATCCGGAAGCGAGGCGTGTGGCTGCTCGCGCTCTTCCTGGGGGAGTTCTTCACGCAGACGGCCCTCCGCCACTACGACCCCGTGTTCGAGGCGATCCACGGGGCGGCCTACTACGTGCCCCTCCTCATCTCGGCGGGCGGCAACTCGGGCTCGCAGTCGTCGACGCTCATCATCCGTGGGCTCGCCGTCGGAGAGATTAAGTCTTCGGATTTCTTCAGGATTATGGTCCGTGAGACCTTGATGGGCCTCGTGCTCGGCCTGGGGCTCGCGGCGGTCGGCTTCGTACGCGTGCTCATGTATCCCGAGCAAGGCGTCGCGTTCGCGCTCACGGTCTCGGCTTCTCTCGTCGGAATCGTCGTCACGGGTTGCACCGTGGGGAGCCTCCTCCCGATCCTCCTGAAGCGCATCGGGCTCGACCCGGCCACGAGCTCCACGCCGTTCATCGCGAGCCTCGTCGACGTGCTCGGCATCGTCATCTTCGTGCAGGCGGCGAAGGTCATCATGGCCCAGGTGATCGCGAAGGCCGCCATGGGGCATCCGTGA
- a CDS encoding YkgJ family cysteine cluster protein → MAKHDVVDLLSRLRAVYEALDATLDGFGCDASTDCCRFGVTGREPYVTRLELALLDRELRARGGLPKRKRLSVSGERRCPLLGDDGRCSVYSARPFGCRTFFCDKALADHAPTKFPRREVGGLLRELTALAESFDPRDGRGAPLTRALGEGPVERVPKPRY, encoded by the coding sequence GTGGCGAAGCACGACGTCGTCGACCTCCTCTCGCGCCTACGTGCCGTCTACGAGGCATTGGACGCGACGCTCGACGGCTTCGGCTGCGATGCCAGCACCGACTGCTGCCGCTTCGGTGTGACGGGGCGCGAGCCGTACGTCACGCGCCTCGAGCTCGCGCTCCTCGACCGCGAGCTCCGCGCGCGGGGGGGCCTCCCGAAGCGAAAGCGCCTCTCTGTGAGCGGCGAGCGGAGGTGCCCGCTCCTCGGGGACGACGGGCGGTGCTCGGTCTATTCCGCTCGGCCCTTCGGCTGCCGCACCTTCTTCTGCGACAAGGCGCTCGCGGACCATGCCCCGACCAAGTTCCCGAGGCGAGAGGTGGGGGGCCTCCTTCGCGAGCTGACGGCCCTCGCCGAGTCCTTCGACCCTCGAGACGGCCGAGGGGCCCCGCTCACCCGCGCGCTCGGCGAAGGACCCGTGGAACGAGTGCCGAAACCGAGGTATTGA
- a CDS encoding phytoene dehydrogenase: MSKHYDVVVLGLGLGPLLSAALLSRRSWRVLVLGQGQSPPSYAFEDCPLSRRAFTLLFGASPVWTRALGELAQTMTFRRKTRPLSPMFQVLGDGLRLDVPPDVELFGAEVDREMGAQRRAADELYAELGRINGEVDSAFEKDVTWPPGTFWERRETRRALSEVRIAREPERDLLSDFPLRHPLRRLVIETGRHASDATLLPSFALARVHGSYTRGVASLARGEAELTEFLIERIRAHGGEVREKDRVVSVVQRGGKVRAVEIDGSAEPVGLGFLVSGGTLEDLLRLAPSFPVPRKVADAFPELIPEEHRMCTTLVVRDEAVPPPLGVEAFVLGEPSRAELSIRVQLGPGPWPGTQRLVCEALLSDATPRLAKAREAVIATLAAQIPFLERHVLVCDSPHDGRPLWDFRSGRRIERDRVLLRASGGSVEAEPMVPRYRVAGAELYGLAAEPLRSPLEGAFLCGRSVLPTLGQEGELLAATSVARIITRTDGQKERMRREMWSKVEI, translated from the coding sequence ATGAGCAAACACTACGACGTCGTCGTGCTCGGTCTCGGTCTCGGGCCGCTCCTCTCGGCGGCGCTCCTCTCGCGCCGCTCCTGGCGCGTGCTCGTCCTCGGACAGGGGCAAAGCCCACCGTCGTACGCGTTCGAGGATTGCCCGCTCTCCCGAAGAGCGTTCACGCTGCTCTTCGGCGCGTCGCCCGTGTGGACCCGGGCGCTCGGTGAGCTCGCCCAGACCATGACCTTTCGCCGGAAGACGCGCCCGCTGAGCCCGATGTTCCAGGTCCTCGGCGATGGCCTCCGGCTCGACGTCCCCCCCGACGTCGAGCTCTTCGGGGCCGAGGTCGATCGCGAGATGGGCGCGCAGCGTCGCGCGGCGGACGAGCTCTACGCCGAGCTCGGGCGCATCAACGGTGAGGTCGACTCGGCGTTCGAAAAGGACGTCACGTGGCCGCCCGGGACGTTCTGGGAGCGTCGCGAGACCCGGCGCGCGCTCTCGGAGGTCCGCATCGCGCGCGAGCCGGAGCGCGACCTCCTCTCCGACTTTCCCTTGAGGCATCCGCTTCGGAGGCTCGTCATCGAGACCGGGCGCCACGCGAGCGACGCCACGTTGCTCCCTTCGTTCGCGCTCGCTCGAGTGCACGGCTCGTACACCCGGGGCGTCGCGTCGCTCGCGCGAGGGGAGGCCGAGCTCACCGAGTTTTTGATCGAGCGCATTCGCGCGCACGGCGGGGAGGTGCGCGAGAAGGATCGGGTCGTGTCCGTCGTGCAACGCGGCGGCAAGGTGCGGGCGGTCGAGATCGACGGGAGCGCCGAGCCTGTCGGCCTCGGGTTCCTCGTCTCGGGCGGAACCCTCGAAGACCTGCTCCGGCTCGCGCCGTCGTTTCCCGTGCCTCGAAAAGTCGCCGACGCCTTCCCGGAGCTCATCCCGGAGGAGCACCGTATGTGCACGACCCTCGTCGTTCGCGACGAAGCCGTGCCGCCGCCGCTCGGCGTCGAGGCGTTCGTCCTCGGAGAGCCATCCCGTGCCGAGCTCAGCATCCGTGTCCAGCTGGGCCCGGGGCCATGGCCCGGCACCCAAAGGCTCGTTTGCGAGGCGTTGCTCTCGGACGCGACACCCCGGCTCGCGAAGGCGCGCGAGGCCGTCATCGCCACGCTCGCCGCGCAGATCCCCTTCCTCGAGCGTCACGTGCTCGTGTGCGATTCGCCGCACGACGGTCGACCGCTGTGGGACTTTCGCTCGGGCCGGCGCATCGAACGCGATCGCGTGTTGCTGCGGGCCTCTGGTGGGTCGGTCGAGGCCGAGCCGATGGTCCCGAGGTACCGCGTCGCCGGTGCCGAGCTCTACGGCCTCGCCGCCGAGCCGCTCCGCTCGCCCCTCGAGGGGGCGTTCCTGTGCGGTCGCTCCGTGCTCCCGACCCTCGGGCAAGAGGGCGAGCTCTTGGCGGCGACCAGCGTCGCTCGGATCATCACCCGAACCGACGGACAAAAAGAGCGCATGAGGCGTGAAATGTGGAGCAAGGTGGAAATATGA
- a CDS encoding pirin family protein, producing MLSQVVAAVAVGGLGCTRSEGPQPVAAPTSSRRIARALSGMPTSDGAGVRLTRVIGQPKLRNLDPFLMLDRFHSDDPDAYIAGFPDHPHRGFETVTVMLDGRMRHKDSRGNSGLIGGGGIQWMTAGRGIVHSEMPEQERGLMSGFQLWVNLPRAEKMTEPFYQDVQPEKVPRVSLDGKGEARVVSGDLFGARGPVRDRPSAPLLAHVTLLPGHRIDVPTPMSHTAFVFVGGGAVDIEGRTLGAAEVGVLERGERVVLTAGERGASLLLAAGKPFGEPIVQSGPFVMSTEEEIQRAYYDYRHGTLGRD from the coding sequence ATGTTGTCGCAGGTCGTCGCGGCGGTCGCCGTCGGCGGTCTCGGGTGCACCCGGAGCGAGGGGCCCCAGCCGGTCGCCGCTCCCACGTCGTCGCGACGGATCGCGCGTGCGCTCTCCGGCATGCCTACGAGCGACGGCGCCGGCGTGCGGCTCACGAGGGTGATCGGCCAGCCGAAGCTGCGCAACCTCGACCCGTTCTTGATGCTCGACCGCTTCCACTCGGACGATCCCGACGCCTACATCGCCGGCTTCCCCGACCATCCGCACCGGGGCTTCGAGACCGTGACGGTGATGCTCGACGGTCGGATGCGGCACAAGGACAGCCGAGGAAACTCGGGGCTCATCGGTGGCGGCGGCATCCAGTGGATGACGGCGGGGCGCGGGATCGTGCACTCCGAGATGCCCGAGCAGGAGCGCGGGCTCATGAGCGGCTTCCAGCTCTGGGTGAACCTCCCCCGAGCGGAGAAGATGACGGAGCCGTTCTACCAAGACGTCCAACCCGAGAAGGTGCCGCGGGTGTCCCTCGACGGCAAAGGGGAGGCGCGCGTCGTCTCGGGCGACCTCTTCGGAGCCCGCGGCCCCGTGCGCGATCGTCCCTCGGCCCCGCTGCTCGCCCACGTGACGCTCCTCCCGGGCCATAGGATCGACGTGCCCACACCGATGTCCCACACGGCGTTCGTGTTCGTCGGCGGGGGCGCGGTCGACATCGAGGGGCGCACGCTCGGGGCCGCCGAGGTGGGCGTGCTCGAGCGCGGGGAGCGTGTCGTGCTCACGGCCGGTGAGCGCGGAGCCTCGCTGCTCCTCGCCGCGGGAAAGCCGTTCGGAGAGCCCATCGTCCAGTCCGGCCCCTTCGTCATGAGCACCGAAGAGGAGATCCAGCGCGCCTACTACGACTACCGGCACGGCACGCTCGGGCGCGACTGA
- a CDS encoding sulfatase — MRKSRGPLVPALTGALYVLALAAVSGRRGDDAALGDKAEAVSHFIEAKFATDVAKIATAIGAAAVGIGLLLGLIAYAVMWARGAHRAHLSRFVLESAVVVVAVHASFLAVGMARSPQLYVASFYAKGGPLRTVQVVVTDVLGPLGVKLALLVALVFYVLGPGGRSALVRPFVARGLLLLRRRLPKLAPLALVGVAAPTESPKAPPATSTVALGPPSAGAGVRPNVLVIAADSLRADRIGPETTPNLFALSKKAVVFERAYVSVPRTFSSWVNILTGRHAHHHGVRSMFPRWEERAKDLDAAPHRFVRDGYRTQVLGDYAADIFGRVDLGFEKVDTPSFDFRQLLRQRGLERETPLLPFLHSHTGRALFPVLKELSDAADADLLADETIAALRATPRPFFDTVFFSTAHFPYAAPAPYYRTFTDAAYRGRYKYHKPVGLGGELPPDEADVRQIRALYDGAVLSIDAAIGRVLTALSEQGLASSTIVVVTADHGETLYENGHGQGHGDHLFGDEGTHVPLIVYDPRITAPRRVSEIVRDVDIAPTLYALAGVPPAPGLDGASLVPLMHGEPSEKRFAFAETELWFTEEIAGVRPDERLPYPGIMQMTELDSAHGQIEVVLQKAMIPVTLVARHRMVRDDRYKLVYVPTRKGAIYRLFDTSTDPSEVRDVAREKPAEVERLRGVLWKWMLEDRGMTQKDGLLVPREDAQ; from the coding sequence GTGCGGAAAAGCCGCGGTCCCCTCGTCCCGGCGCTCACCGGCGCCCTCTACGTCCTCGCGCTCGCCGCCGTCTCGGGTCGGCGAGGCGACGACGCTGCCCTTGGCGACAAGGCCGAGGCCGTGAGCCACTTCATCGAGGCCAAGTTCGCGACCGACGTCGCCAAGATCGCGACGGCGATCGGCGCGGCCGCCGTCGGGATCGGGCTCCTTTTGGGCCTGATCGCGTATGCCGTCATGTGGGCGCGTGGCGCACATCGAGCCCACCTCTCGCGGTTCGTGCTCGAGTCGGCCGTCGTGGTCGTGGCGGTGCACGCGTCCTTCCTCGCCGTCGGTATGGCGCGCTCGCCGCAGCTCTACGTGGCGTCGTTCTACGCGAAGGGGGGGCCGTTGCGCACGGTCCAGGTCGTGGTGACCGACGTGCTCGGCCCTCTCGGTGTGAAGCTCGCGCTGCTCGTCGCGCTCGTGTTTTACGTGCTCGGCCCGGGAGGTCGCAGCGCGCTCGTTCGTCCGTTCGTCGCGCGAGGGCTCCTCCTTCTCCGCCGTCGGCTCCCGAAGCTCGCTCCGCTCGCGCTCGTCGGTGTCGCCGCGCCCACCGAGAGCCCGAAGGCTCCGCCCGCGACGTCGACCGTCGCCCTTGGGCCGCCCTCCGCCGGGGCGGGCGTGCGCCCGAACGTGCTCGTCATCGCCGCCGACTCTCTGCGCGCGGATCGTATCGGCCCCGAGACCACCCCGAACCTCTTCGCGCTCTCGAAGAAGGCCGTGGTCTTCGAGCGCGCCTACGTCTCGGTCCCCCGCACGTTCTCGTCGTGGGTGAACATCCTCACCGGTCGGCACGCTCATCACCACGGGGTTCGGAGCATGTTCCCGCGTTGGGAGGAGCGCGCGAAGGACCTCGACGCCGCGCCGCATCGCTTCGTCCGAGATGGATACCGAACCCAAGTCCTCGGCGACTATGCGGCCGACATCTTCGGTCGCGTCGACCTCGGGTTCGAGAAGGTCGACACCCCCAGCTTCGACTTCCGGCAGCTCCTTCGTCAGCGCGGGCTCGAGCGCGAGACGCCGCTCTTGCCCTTTCTCCACTCGCACACGGGGAGAGCGCTGTTTCCCGTGCTGAAGGAGCTGTCCGACGCGGCCGACGCCGACCTCCTCGCGGACGAGACCATCGCCGCCCTCCGAGCTACGCCGCGGCCCTTCTTCGACACCGTGTTCTTCTCCACGGCGCACTTTCCGTACGCGGCTCCGGCTCCCTACTACCGCACGTTCACCGATGCGGCCTACCGAGGTAGGTACAAGTACCACAAACCGGTCGGGCTCGGCGGGGAGCTCCCGCCCGACGAAGCCGACGTGCGTCAGATTCGCGCCCTCTACGACGGGGCCGTGTTGAGCATCGACGCGGCCATCGGTCGGGTGCTCACGGCGCTCTCCGAGCAGGGCCTCGCGAGCTCCACGATCGTCGTCGTCACGGCCGATCACGGCGAGACGCTCTACGAGAACGGGCACGGCCAGGGCCACGGCGATCACCTCTTCGGCGACGAGGGCACCCACGTCCCTCTCATCGTGTACGACCCGCGCATCACGGCGCCGCGTCGCGTGAGCGAGATCGTCCGTGACGTCGACATCGCGCCGACCCTGTACGCGCTCGCGGGGGTGCCGCCCGCGCCCGGCCTCGACGGCGCGTCGCTCGTGCCCCTCATGCACGGCGAGCCCTCGGAGAAGCGGTTCGCCTTCGCCGAGACGGAGCTCTGGTTCACCGAGGAGATCGCCGGGGTGCGGCCGGACGAGCGGCTCCCTTATCCTGGGATCATGCAGATGACCGAGCTCGACTCGGCGCACGGACAGATCGAGGTCGTCCTGCAGAAGGCGATGATCCCCGTCACGCTCGTGGCGCGCCACCGCATGGTGCGGGACGATCGCTACAAGCTCGTCTACGTGCCGACGCGCAAGGGCGCCATCTACCGGCTCTTCGACACGTCGACCGATCCGAGCGAGGTCCGCGACGTGGCGCGCGAGAAGCCAGCCGAGGTGGAGCGCCTGCGCGGGGTCCTCTGGAAGTGGATGCTCGAGGATCGCGGCATGACCCAGAAAGACGGGCTGCTGGTGCCACGGGAGGACGCGCAGTGA
- a CDS encoding sulfatase, giving the protein MKRSAARVAEGLSPFVLIAAAVAGSLSLAFSRGGAADPPAEVPRADAGVEAGSRDGGASPSADLAVVRRFTEEMKTARIDAPLAHDLDGALAGYWRKLRPPFAKVPPDSARFVSSFSLRTSEKEDQLAVQTQSSGSGSGSGSWRPDVRLWNMNEGSFDQRESIVLPAPATARFPVVLPEGARVTFGAGLAARPRHTLTFRVAFVPTSGPAPRPCDVVVGADAARAFHDVTCDLSASAGQAGSVELSVKANEGSSEPSPRARPRGDGGAGDEAPPRLDVALFAEPMLLGRVPSAPYNVLWIVVDALRPDVIASLHDDARDERMLRAEAPPLEALLPKVPGLMPSLDGLAKEGTVFRSATSAASWTRPGTLAMLSGARSSELGIETKNWVLDGDAVGRFYASDPPLLPLGLRRRGYVVSAFVNNYFLVGYTPIGLDMAFGQVVDHRYRTRDTAEVTKSALAFLETRKDTRFFAFVNYNSPHDPYDPPDDMLARVPPAPEGPKDPLVRRYMAEGAKDDAAIGELLAALVRLGLKDRTLVVVTADHGETLSSAHVGKSNDGIPIRFHHSASNFEETTRVPIVLSLPGVVPAGKAVDARVRSTDIAPTVLDILGLEPHPKMSGASTLGLTKGQAEPEARVVVTEGRGTRSILFGPWHFVVHDAEASKDGGPGFAAHESLFDLAADPGERHDLAGSRADVVAEMRARLASALKNVAPAGSVAAPVKRRSSRTSTPGSRGPERRVRSAAASRSRRAR; this is encoded by the coding sequence GTGAAGCGCAGCGCTGCACGGGTCGCCGAGGGGCTCTCGCCGTTCGTCCTGATCGCGGCTGCGGTCGCGGGCTCGCTCTCCCTCGCGTTCTCGCGCGGTGGCGCAGCCGATCCTCCGGCCGAGGTCCCTCGCGCCGACGCGGGCGTCGAGGCCGGCTCACGCGACGGTGGCGCGTCGCCGTCGGCGGATCTCGCCGTCGTCCGAAGGTTCACCGAGGAGATGAAGACCGCGCGCATCGACGCCCCGCTCGCCCACGATCTCGACGGGGCGCTCGCGGGATATTGGCGCAAGCTTAGGCCTCCGTTCGCGAAGGTCCCTCCCGACTCGGCGCGCTTCGTCTCTTCGTTCTCCCTCCGCACGAGCGAAAAAGAGGATCAGCTCGCCGTGCAGACGCAGTCCTCCGGGTCGGGCTCGGGCTCGGGCTCGTGGCGACCCGACGTGCGCCTCTGGAACATGAACGAGGGTAGCTTCGACCAGCGAGAGTCGATCGTGCTCCCAGCGCCCGCCACGGCGCGGTTCCCGGTGGTGCTCCCGGAGGGCGCCCGGGTCACCTTCGGCGCGGGGCTCGCCGCGCGACCGCGGCATACCCTGACCTTCCGCGTCGCCTTCGTCCCGACGAGCGGACCTGCGCCGCGCCCGTGCGACGTCGTCGTCGGCGCCGACGCGGCCCGCGCCTTCCACGACGTCACCTGCGACCTCTCGGCGAGCGCCGGGCAAGCAGGGAGCGTCGAGCTGTCCGTCAAGGCGAACGAGGGCTCCTCGGAGCCATCTCCACGTGCACGCCCCCGCGGAGACGGCGGGGCGGGGGACGAAGCTCCGCCTCGGCTCGACGTCGCTCTCTTCGCGGAGCCGATGCTGCTCGGCCGTGTCCCGAGCGCGCCCTACAACGTGCTCTGGATCGTGGTCGACGCGCTCCGCCCCGACGTCATCGCGAGCCTCCACGACGACGCCCGCGACGAGAGGATGCTCCGCGCCGAGGCTCCGCCGCTCGAGGCCCTGCTCCCGAAGGTGCCGGGGCTCATGCCCTCGCTCGACGGGCTCGCCAAGGAGGGCACGGTCTTCCGCTCGGCGACCTCCGCGGCGTCGTGGACGCGACCGGGAACGCTCGCCATGCTCTCGGGCGCACGCTCGAGCGAGCTCGGCATCGAGACGAAGAACTGGGTGCTCGACGGCGACGCGGTCGGTCGCTTCTACGCGTCGGACCCTCCGCTCCTCCCGCTGGGGCTGAGGCGTCGCGGGTACGTCGTGTCGGCGTTCGTGAACAACTATTTCCTCGTCGGGTACACGCCGATCGGGCTCGACATGGCCTTCGGTCAGGTGGTCGACCACAGGTACCGCACGCGCGACACCGCCGAGGTCACGAAGAGCGCCCTCGCGTTCCTGGAAACCCGCAAGGACACTCGGTTTTTCGCCTTCGTCAACTACAACTCCCCACACGACCCATACGACCCTCCGGACGACATGCTCGCGAGGGTGCCGCCCGCACCCGAGGGCCCGAAGGACCCCCTCGTGCGTCGCTACATGGCCGAGGGCGCGAAGGACGACGCTGCCATAGGGGAGCTGCTCGCGGCGCTCGTTCGGCTCGGGCTCAAGGACCGGACGCTGGTCGTCGTGACGGCCGATCACGGAGAGACGCTCTCCTCGGCGCACGTCGGAAAATCGAACGACGGGATCCCCATCCGGTTCCATCACTCCGCGAGCAATTTCGAGGAGACCACGCGGGTTCCCATCGTCCTGTCGCTTCCGGGGGTGGTCCCCGCCGGCAAGGCCGTGGACGCGCGGGTTCGGAGCACCGACATCGCCCCGACCGTGCTCGACATCCTCGGGCTCGAGCCGCACCCGAAGATGAGTGGGGCGTCGACGCTGGGCCTCACGAAGGGGCAGGCCGAGCCCGAGGCGCGCGTCGTGGTGACCGAAGGTCGAGGGACCCGCTCGATCCTCTTCGGCCCGTGGCACTTCGTCGTCCACGACGCCGAAGCCTCGAAAGATGGTGGCCCGGGCTTCGCGGCGCACGAGTCGCTCTTCGATCTCGCGGCCGACCCGGGCGAGCGCCACGACCTCGCCGGGTCGCGCGCGGACGTGGTCGCCGAGATGCGCGCGCGCCTCGCGTCGGCCCTGAAGAACGTCGCGCCGGCCGGCAGCGTGGCTGCGCCGGTAAAAAGGAGGAGCTCCCGTACCTCCACGCCCGGTTCGCGGGGGCCGGAAAGACGCGTGCGATCCGCGGCCGCGTCACGGTCGAGAAGGGCGAGGTGA
- a CDS encoding ribose-phosphate pyrophosphokinase — protein sequence MQCVDRLRSRGYTTRKFTGHGLATTRETCVHTQVRLFTGNAHPALATAIASTLEIPLAQARVVRFSDGETFCELGENVRAVDAYIVQSTSSPVNDNLMELLIMADTLKRASAKHITAVIPYYGYARQDRKVAPRTPITSKLVADLLQAAGITRVVSVDLHAGQIQGFFNIPFDHLYAMPVMLEDYLKKSFDSSCVVVSPDAGGVERARAFSKRLNASLAIIDKRRERANVSEVMHLIGDVRGRDCVIVDDMIDTAGTLAGAAKALMDNGAKSVVACATHGVLSGPAIERIAASPLREVVVTDTIPLSDAARACGKIKQVTIARLLAEAIKRIHSGESVSSLFA from the coding sequence ATGCAGTGCGTTGACAGGCTCAGGTCACGGGGCTACACCACGCGCAAATTCACGGGCCACGGGCTCGCGACAACGCGGGAGACTTGCGTGCACACCCAGGTTCGACTCTTCACCGGAAACGCGCACCCCGCCTTGGCCACGGCCATCGCGAGCACCCTCGAGATCCCCCTCGCGCAGGCCCGCGTGGTCCGCTTCTCGGACGGCGAGACCTTCTGCGAGCTCGGCGAGAACGTACGCGCCGTCGACGCCTACATCGTCCAGTCGACGTCGAGCCCCGTGAACGACAACCTGATGGAGCTCCTCATCATGGCCGACACGCTGAAGCGCGCGTCGGCGAAGCACATCACGGCGGTCATTCCCTACTACGGCTACGCTCGGCAAGACCGGAAGGTCGCCCCTCGCACGCCGATCACGTCCAAGCTGGTCGCCGACCTGCTCCAAGCCGCGGGCATCACGCGCGTCGTCTCGGTCGACCTCCACGCAGGTCAGATCCAAGGCTTCTTCAACATCCCGTTCGATCACCTCTACGCCATGCCGGTCATGCTCGAGGACTACCTCAAGAAGAGCTTCGACTCGTCGTGCGTGGTGGTCTCGCCCGACGCGGGCGGCGTCGAGCGCGCTCGCGCCTTCTCGAAGCGCCTGAACGCGTCGCTCGCGATCATCGACAAGCGCCGGGAGCGCGCGAACGTGAGCGAGGTCATGCACCTCATCGGTGACGTGCGCGGGCGCGACTGCGTCATCGTCGACGACATGATCGACACCGCCGGTACGCTCGCGGGCGCCGCGAAGGCCCTCATGGACAACGGCGCGAAGAGCGTGGTCGCCTGCGCGACGCACGGCGTCCTGAGCGGTCCAGCCATCGAGCGCATCGCGGCGTCGCCCCTCCGGGAGGTCGTCGTGACCGACACCATCCCGCTCTCCGACGCTGCGCGGGCCTGCGGAAAAATCAAGCAGGTGACCATCGCTCGCCTCCTCGCCGAGGCCATCAAGCGCATCCACTCGGGCGAGTCGGTCTCGTCGCTCTTCGCCTGA